Part of the Suricata suricatta isolate VVHF042 chromosome 8, meerkat_22Aug2017_6uvM2_HiC, whole genome shotgun sequence genome, cgtcaacacttgttatttcttgtctttttgatggtaGCCATCCTGACAGCTGTACTGTGATTTCACATTGCAGTTTTGTTCTGCATTTCCATGACgttgagtgatgctgaacatattctcatgtgtctgttggccatctgtattatgtggcttttttttcttttggaaaaatatctgtgtagatcttctgcccatctttaattggattatttgggggtttttttttggtgttgagttacctaagttctttacatattttggatattaaccccttattgaacatatcatttgcaaatatcttctctcattcatcaGGTTGACTGCTGCTACTTTGTCCAGCCTCTTCCCAGCCTTTTTTAAATCTGGAATAAGTCCTATTTGGATTTTGCAGGGCTGGAGTCCAGGtggcttttttgtgtgtgctgaTTTTGCATATCTCTCCCCTCTAAGACCAATTAAGTGATGCACTTGTGTTTAGATATGGGGAATCGAAATTTTTTTGATTTCCCAGAACTTTAGGAACCATCTGTGACAGCTATCCTTTCACTTTCCATATTCAATTAATCACAAATTGtactaaattgaaaaaaaaattttaatgtttatttaatttccagagagaggagagacagaatgcggCCAAAAGAaggtcagagacaaagggagacacagaatctgaagcaggatccaggctcggagctgtcagcacagagcccgacacggggcctgaacccacggaccatgagatcatgacctgagccaaagttggacgtttaaccaactgagccacccagggaccccaaattatactaacttaaaaaaaagtttcaagcCATTTTCTCCATCTCCACAGCCACTATCTATCTTAGTGGCTATCACCTCCAGGTCTCCCTGTCCTCATCCTctaatcctttttctttctgtggccagagaagtgtttttaaaaatttaatttgagcCAAGGCACTTCCCTGCTAAAATCCTTCAGTTCTGCCCTTTGATCTCAGGATGAAGTCCAAAGTGTTTCAAGTCTCCTACTCAATGGAGTAGGCGGTCTGCAGGTAGTCTTTTCCACCTCCCACTGTGCTGCAGTCCTGCAGCCTCAGCTCTGACCCACTCCTTCTCAGGGCCTTTACATACACTGTTCTCCTTGTCTTCAGTGGGTAactcctctctcttctcagtACAAGTGTAGCTTGAGAAAAATGACAATTAACATTTACATAAACGACTGGtgcgtatatgtgtgtattaGCTTATTCTCACAATAACCCTACTAAGTGATATCATTATTAGTTTACTTACAGATTGGAAATCTAAGAGTCAGAGGTGAACTTGCCTGCTTGAGGTCATACAAGTAgcaagccctccccacccccgccactgGACAGTCAGCTACATGAGGACATGTCCACAGGGACAGTCCCTGTCCTAATGCAACTGACTGTGGGCTTTGCTCATGAGTGCCTACTATTCATTcctttctttaacaaatatttattgagcatttagaGCGTGTCATTattaggcactgttctaggtccTTGCTTTCATGGAACTTATAGTGAGGAAAAGACAGATATCAAACAGGTAAACACATATTTGAACGATGTAATTTGAGGTAGTTTATAAGAGTCTTGAAATCAAGAGAGCAGGATGGTTTGAGAACAATGAACAGTGATGGCAGGCTACTTCATACCACACGGTAGTGGCTTCCCTGATGGGTTCTATCTACAGAAGGAGTATTccacaaatgtttctttttttttaattttttaacatttatttatttttgagagagcgacacagagcatgagccagggagggtcagagagagggagtcacagaatctgaagcagggtccagactctgagctgtcaacacagagcccaacacggggctcaaacccatgaaccgtgagatcatgatctgagccgaagtccgacgctcaaccgactgagccacccaggtgccccaaatgtttctTGATTTAATATACGGACTAGACTAACTCtccatgagagagagagggactcccCTGCCTTGTCTGCCATGGCATATGCACCTATATCTGGTAGGGTTGGCAAAGAATGAGCCCCAAGTAGCCATTTCTTTCAatgaatgtaaatataaatatgtgtatttcttcattcctttacTTAAACTAATGGTTTTCAATGCGAGTATCTGTGGGCCCTTTGGTAATTTCTGGATTCATTTGTCACAGTGATGAGGAGGGTGGTTCCTGGCATTTATGGCAGAAGGGATACTGTGTATCTTGCAACATATTGAGACAGTCCCACATAATGTAGACTTGTCCTATATACCACATGCTTTCAAACGACCTATTAGATCCTTATGTGGATGAGAAAACTTTTTATAACTGTTGGAGTCTACACCCTGAGCTCCTTGTTATGTAGAAACAAAgtactttgggggcacctaggtggctcagttggttaagcgtctggcttccggcttcaggtcaggtcatgatctcacagttcgtgagtttgagccccacgttgggctctgtgctgtcagctagctcagagcctggagcctgcttcagattctgtgtctcctctctctgaccctcccctgctcccgctgtctctaaaaaaaaaaaaaaaattaacaaagaaacaaagtactttttatttttaaaaatttttactgaagtgtagttgacattagtttcaggtacacaacacagtgattcaacaattacatACGACATGCTCACCACAGTAAATGTAGCCCCCCTCTGTCACTGAACAACGTAGTACAACATTGTTGACTTATTTCCTATGCTATACATTTCAGCCTCGtgatttatttcataactggaggtttgtacctcTAAATTCCCTTTACTGATTTCAAATCTatttcccctccccgcccccgcccaaaTATTTTTGCTCTCTTCAGTGTCAACTAAATTTCCAGGAATGCCACACCATGTAAATAGAGTGATGATTGTATTTTGTTCCTTGGAAGCTTTCCCAACACTTAATCCCATCATTCACGGGTACTACTGCAGATGTGGCTGTCGGGTTCTCGGTAACTCTCTCTCTAGGTCCTAGTATTCTGAAAACTTCAGAATGTCTTCTGTATTCGTGCCCAAACATTTACATATTGAACCACTTATTATACAATTATACTTATTTCACGTCATCTTTATTTTACAACAAGCAACACACGGATTCTAGACGTTACTCACGTAGGTGGGTTAAACGCGCTCTTCCTGTTCACGGAGGGGCAGGCGGTGTAAAATCGCCCCGTGTGGNNNNNNNNNNNNNNNNNNNNNNNNNNNNNNNNNNNNNNNNNNNNNNNNNNNNNNNNNNNNNNNNNNNNNNNNNNNNNNNNNNNNNNNNNNNNNNNNNNNNCCGGCCCGGCGTGGGAGGCGGCTGCGCGCCCGGCCCCCGGGGCTTGCCGAGTCGGCACCGACCaagattttgtttccctcttcccctggctGCTGTAATCTTAAACCGCCGGGAGCCCGAGGCCTATATTTATAGAGAAACGCGTGTCCCGGAGGCCGCCGTGGGCACCATTTGGTTGCCTCTtgaagaatttttataatttccaggGGAGTCCCCGTTTTAAtacattattatctttttctttttttgaaatttggagCGTCAGACCAGGCCAGCTGTAAATTACAAACTCCCCGGGAGGGCCATATTGTTTTTGAGAGCCTTTTGTCTGCGGTTTTGCAGTCTCGAACGAGCGAGCTGTCCCTGAACTCCTCCTTCCGGTCCTTCGTGTCTCCGAGCTACTCCGGCGTCTCAGCCTCAGGCTGCCACCTGTGAGCCGCGGCGCGGGCCACGGCTCCGAGAAGAGCCCCTTTTGTCCTGTGTGGTCCCTATAAGAAGTTCTCCTGGCGGGGCTCggggtggtgggggctggggagatgaACGCTGCGGCCAGCAGCTACCCCATGGCCTCCCTCTACGTGGGCGACCTGCACTCGGACGTCACCGAGGCCATGCTGTACGAAAAGTTCAGTCCTGCGGGGCCTGTGCTGTCCATCCGGGTCTGCCGCGATATGATCACCCGCCGCTCCCTGGGTTATGCCTACGTCAACTTCCAGCAGCCGGCTGACGGTGAGTAGATGCTATCCCCACAAATTCGTGGGATCCCAGGGGACCCTAGCAGTCTACCCCATGGAGGGGGGGAACACGAGATGCAGGGGTTGAGAATAAGGATCCCAGCATCAGGTGACCAGAGTTTCAGTCTTGCTTCCACAGCTTGCtaactgggtgaccttgggctaATCAGTGGTGGCGGTGGGGTTGGAACCCAAGGAGACTGTAAAACGGGATTTGGGGGAAGTCACTGTCATTCCATTGTGTGCTTGGTCCTGCTTTAGTGGGACCGTTGTCTGGTCAGTGAGCATAGGCTCATGCCCCTCACAGGCCTACTGAAAAGGCAGAATGTTTGAAACCCAGTTCCTGCCAGAATTGTAGGTTCTAAAGCTGCTGCTACCTCTCCTTCTTTGACCCTGGACTGAGCCTGGCTGCCACGAGCGCTGCATGTGCCAGACCAGCTCCCAGGTTTGCAGCTTTGCTCCCGGGGTGGAGGAGTCTTTTTACTCTGGACAAAGCCCTGAGCTGTGGAGAAAGGTATCCAGATAGTCTGGGGGAAGAGTGGGAACCAACTGGGCCAGTGGGGATTATCGTCTCACCTGTGAGCAGTGCTTTCCCCTAAAGCCTTTTCCTTCATCCCATCTGAAGAAAATGGGActccagagagggagaagggactgCTGGCGGTGGGCAGCTGGGCCTGCCAGAGCAGTGTCCGCCAGCCTAGACTGGGCCCTTGCTTGGAACAGTGGGGAGGTATGCTGCAGGCGTGGCCAGAGCCAGGCCAGAGGAAACCTAATCAGGGGCTGCACGTGACTTCAGATTAAAAGGGAACAACTGTAGAGACCATTACTGGGGGAAACAAGCCATTCTGTGGCAAAGGATCTCTGGGTCCCTATTTTTGTCCACACTTTGTTCACTGTCCACGAAGCAGAGAATGTCACTTGCCCAAGCTGCAGCTGAGACCAGTGAGTGGGACTTGTTGAGAGACAAGAGGCACTGATGCCATCAACTCTTCTCTAAGTGGTGTCCGGCCAGAGGGCACAAAGGTGGCCACGTGTGGCCTTTTTAGGGGGAGTAGTGGGTACATTGGCAGTTGCCTTCCTTTTTGACGGTTTCTGAACAAAAGTCCTGTCACTTGGAGAGAGTAGCAGAAGCCATTGGTCAGCGTGTCTGCCAACACATGCCTCTCTGCAGGACCTCTCCCTGCTATAAATAAGTGCAGCCAGATTTGTGAGGCTAAGCCGACTTGCCTTCTGCAGCACTGTCTGGAAAGGCACTGAGGAGCCTGTTGAAATGGCTCCTTCGCTGCTAATCAGTCAGACAGTTTGGGGGTCCCAGGCTGTGGTTCGCAGAGAGCCATTGCAAGTGACTGCTTTGCACCTGCACTTTTCCGGAGTTGGATctgcccaggctcccctttctctgaccACCTCCCTTCCCATACTCAGTGAGCCCAcctgaggaggtgggaggggtggtTGGAAAGGAGTGAACAGGAGACACTCCCTTGGGTGACTGGACAGCTGAGCTTGTGGAGGGGCAGAGTTAGGGAATTTTGTCCCTGTTTTAAGTGAAGTGGTTCTTTGAGACAGAACTACCCCTTTGCTTCATGGAGGAGATTATGGGAGTTGCACCGCATAAGTCAGGAAAAGTGGCCACCAGCTCTGGAAACTTGTCACAGCGAGTAAGAGAAGCGTTCCTGCTGATACTTTTTGGTACACACGTGGGTTGGATGGGAAGCTAAGGAAGCGTCCCAAAGCAGTGGATGGAAAACTTGGTTGGGCCCCAGGGCATTTGAGGTCCTGGAATTCCACAGAACTCAGATTAAGACTTCAGAAGGCCCGAAACCACTAGGTGCTGAGCCTGCTGCACTGTGTGCTTAGGCAGAAAGATGTGGTTCCCTCACATTCTCCCCAGTCAGTTGTTCACAGGTGGTGTTCTGTCATTTGTTTCCTAGACAGGTTGTAAACTAAATGACAGCTCGTTGGTAATTTGATGCAATACCTAActggaaaataatcagaaaatctgGTAGTAGTTTCTTACTCAACCAGTTAGCTGTACGTTTTAACCATCCTGGACATAAATTTGCTCATTTTATGAAATAGATAATATCGCACCGTCCCACCTGTGTCACCATGGGTGGTGGGCAGCAGAGTCTTTAAAACTGACAAAGCTCAGTCAAATGTATGGTATTCTGAGTTGATATTGGTGCCAGAAGGCTATTTAGATGATCTCACCTATCCCTTTACCCAACAAGGGTGCAGGTCCAGAGGGCTTGAGACGTCTGCCCGGGCAGTGGAGCAATTGGCTAGAACCTCTGCCCTCACTGGCAACGCAGGCTGGAGGGATCTGATGTCTTTTAATGTTAATAGGGTTGCCTTTTATCACAGTGATTACCTTGAAAAGTCCTGGAGTCCTCTGTTCCTGGGATGGTGGCAGTCATTTGCACGGGGTGATGCTTTATATCCTTGCCTGTGTTTCTCTCTTGCAGCTGAGCGGGCCTTGGATACTATGAACTTTGATGTGATTAAGGGAAAGCCAATCCGTATCATGTGGTCTCAGAGGGACCCCTCTTTGAGAAAATCTGGTGTGGGGAATGTCTTCATCAAGAATCTGGACAAATCTATAGATAACAAGGCACTTTATGATACTTTTTCTGCTTTTGGAAACATTCTGTCTTGCAAGGTAAGTACTGATTAAACGATTTCAGTCGAATAATTATTGACTGACTCATGAAAACAAGATAAATGACCAGATAGGGAGCAGCCTTGGAATTGGGCGACAGGACATGGTGATTGGCTGGAAATGGCTCCGAAGGCTAAAAAGTTTTCTGTAGATGATCTTGTGCCACAACCCAGTATAACCAGCAGGtgcttttgttctttgtttattcttccctctgcctgaaatatccttcctgttttcttcctttggaagGCATTGAAGAGTTATTTTTTCTGGGGGGAGAAGCAGAGTTGTGCCTCTGGTCTAGTCATTTCAGAAGCATAAATTcatcctcttccctccctttgcATCTGTTTATGTGGAGAATTTTGTACGAGTGGTGTGGTGGTGTCTGACTCCATACTAGACTGAAATTCTGTTGTGGGCTGGGCACATGGTCACTTGTTCAGCAGCACGGTGGTTTTGCACCAGATCTCAATGTTTTTagttgaaataaaacatttagaatggAAGCAGCCTAATGGTGGCTGCCATTTGTAAATGGATCATCACTAGATGCCTCGTAGTGTGCTCACTTTAGGGAAACCTGACCTGCTGTAGTCTCCTTTTTGACCATGGATTGGCTAGGAGATGGAGTAGAAGACCGTGTGGTTGTCAAGTACCTGGAGATGCCACTGGTGCTAAATGCCCCCCCTTGTCTTTGACAGGTGGTGTGTGATGAGAACGGCTCTAAGGGTTATGCCTTTGTCCACTTCGAGACCCAAGAGGCTGCTGACAAGGCCATCGAGAAGATGAACGGCATGCTCCTCAATGACCGCAAAGTGTGAGTGTCCCAGTCCGGAGCAACAGCCATCGCATGAGCCAGCCGTGGCCCTACCTCGGTATTAACTGGCACACACAAGGCGGCTACTGGTTCTGTCGGCCCAAGTGTGGCCTGCTCCTACCTCTCCACTCCAGGGCTGGTGAGTCTCCCTGCCCGAGCCGTGGCAGCCCTTTTGACTCGCCAAGGTGGGCTTCCTGCCCAAGCCATGGCCTGCCTGCCGCCTCTCCCTCAAAGGCATCATCCGTCCGTGGGTTTTGTGAGCACCAGCACTGGGGCTTGCTAGAAGGCACCTCTGAGCCCTTTCTGAGCAGGGGTGTTGGCCAGCGGCAGAGTGGAGAGGGCCCTGGACTGACCAGGAGCTGAgtactagccatgtgaccttggcaTTCCTGTGACTCAGGTCTGTCCGTGGGGTCATTTGCTAGGAATTGATGCCAAATTGTCCCCAGATCTCCACTTGGCTAACTTATGACTCAGTGGCCTTCTCATACAAGGCTGGCTCCACAGTAATACTTAATTTGGTTATAATGAAATATCTCTGATTGCAGAAGACGCTGTTAATAGTAGACCTTGTCGCTTTGGTGTGGTTATTGTAGAATGAGGACAAGAGACTCTCAGCTAAGCcatgcagggagagagaaggaacaatTAGTCTTGGCTATAACAAGCACAAATCCTCTCTGTCCTTAGTGTTGAACAGACCAGGAGATGGATTGCATTGATTATATATATGTGGCCAGCGGTCAAGTCTTCCAAAGGTGTCACTAGAAAGAGATCTAAAGATTTTCAGTACACGGATACATTTTCCCATCGTGTGTAAACACCAGAATGCATGAAATGCAAAAGCATAGTTCACTCTAGCAGTCTCACCCCTAGGATTAACCACTGTTAACAGTTTGGTTTGTATCCTTCCAGACCTTTTATATGCATTTACATAGATGCACAGAAATGAACGTTTTAATAATGGTCACCAGGTTTCTTCATGAAGGCAGTGTGATGTGGTAGGAGTAGCCCTGGTCTGAGCCAGGAGTCCTGGGGCTGGGCCTTGCAGGACagtcctgcctctctctttctactgGGGAGTGGGGCATCTCCGAGCTTGCTGTCTTGGTGGTTGGATGGGGACTCGTGTGTTTTAACCTCTCCTGTCGGTCTTTAAACCTGTATTCCTTTGGGCCCCTGGAGTCATGATTTGTTCTTCTGGGTACTCACTGTTttccatggtttgttttttttaggtttgtggGCAGATTCAAGTCTCGAAAAGAGCGGGAAGCTGAGCTTGGAGCCAAAGCCAAGGAGTTCACCAATGTTTATATCAAAAACTTTGGGGAAGAGGTGGATGATGAGAGCCTGAAAGAGCTGTTTAGTCAGTTTGGTAAGTTGGGCTTCTTTGCCCCATGTGCCCCCTTGCATAGTTGACCAGACCTAAAACTTGTGGATCTTAGTTGTTCAAAAGACAAGGACACTTAGGCCCAGATGTAAACTATCTTGTGTGACAGGGTCACAGAGTAGATAGGAATAGACTGTTGGCTTTGTCCTACCTtgtcccagccccagggccttcTCAGTAGCTTGGTCAGAACTAGAAGGCCAGCCACAGCACCTCTTGCTGGACCCCATCTGGGTTCAGCAAGAGTTGGCTTCATTTGGACTCTTAGAGAAGCCTTCTCTCCTTGAGATGCGGTAGAGATGGTGTTACTAATAGTTCTGTCCTTTGGTAATAGGTAAGACTCTAAGTGTCAAGGTGATGAGAGATCCCAGTGGGAAATCCAAAGGCTTTGGCTTTGTGAGTTACGAAAAACACGAGGATGCCAATAAGGTGAGAGTACCACGAGGGTCGGGGAGAAATTTTCAGGAAGTGGCCCCTGCGTGTGGGCAGGGCCTGGCTGGTAAATAGAGTAGAGCTGGGATTGCCCGGGTAGCAGTGAAGCAGCTACTGGCCTGAGGGGCTTCACGCGGTAACACAGCATTTACCTGTTCCCCAAGCAGTGGGCACGCAACCTGTCACCTCAGCTGTTCGGCCTTGTAGGTTAAAAGACTCAGGCCTCCCTCAGGAGGTGCTGACTTGAAAACGGCAGCAGCTACTCATAGACAAAGCCTGGTGCAGGCCCTTGACGTACATGCATCACTCAGTGCCCACAGGAGAACCTGGGAGAATCAGCTACAGCCAGGTTATTAGCCTTGGCCCGTGTCAGCCATGCTTGTGTTTATAAAactacattttgttttcctgtatcATCTGGACCAATAATCCATTTAAGTAGTAACCCCCCTTTTACTCATGAGGAAGTTTGGATTTGTTTAGTTGTCTTCAGAGATGGATTGAAACTCGTTTTTAGCCATATAGGAaagatttccttctctctgaaggtTTGGTGGGACTTTCAGGCCTCCGGGGCAAGGCCCCAGCCTCTACTTCTTAGTTTTAAGACCTGTGTTTCCTCTTTAGGCTGTGGAAGAGATGAACGGAAAAGAAATCAGTGGGAAAGTCATTTTTGTAGGCCGTGCACAGAAGAAAGTGGAACGGCAGGCCGAGTTAAAGCGGAAATTTGAACAGCTGAAGCAAGAGAGAATTAGTCGGTATCAGGTGAGAGGTGGTCTTGGCACAGCCTCCCCACCAAGAGTTCACTGTGCCATCCCCGCAATAGCGCTTTCTCTTTGGGGACTGGGAagctgcctcttcctctcccttccaagATCCTCAGGTTTGAAAGGAGCTAGCTACCAGATACAGCAGTGATTCTCTAGAACATTTCCTTTAGGGACTCACTCCTAGAAGCGTCAGTCTGTTGTTCTTAGTCATGTGGGCTCTTTTTACTTAAATGATTGCCCTTTGTTGGAATGCTGGCAGGAGCCTTGCTGGGGACAGTGGTCAGCCATAGCAGCTATGCAAAAAGCCAGACCCTAATTGAGGGTCCTGTCAGAATCTGTGGCAGGAGTCTCAACCCTGAGCCTGCATCAGATCCCCTTTAGGGCTTGTGAAAGCATAACTTTCTGAgccccagaatttctgatttcAGTAGATTGGGGTTCTGGTCTGAGAATTTGCATTCTAAGAAGTATCCAAGGAGCTGGTTGGGGATCACATTGGGAGAACCAGTGTCTCGGGGCATCTGGAGGGTACAGACGCGCTTTAACTGTGGCCCCTCTGTTTCAGGGAGTGAATCTCTACATTAAGAACTTGGATGACACCATTGATGATGAGAAGTTAAGAAAAGAGTTTTCGCCTTTTGGATCTATCACCAGCGCTAAGGTATTTTATACTGCGATTTGGAGATCGAAAGtagaaattgtaatttttttgttttcattgaaggAGTGGAATCTAAATTGTGTTTGTTTCTGAAAGTAGCTATCACATTCATCTAGCGTAATTCCTCCTGGCCTCCAATTACGCAGCTGGAGAATGTGCCCTGGAGAATGGCATAGTGTTAGGTTAAGTGGCACTGTCTCCCAGACACTGAGGTATGGAGGCGAATCTGAGAAGTCCCTCCTGTCAACCTCCCGCCCCCCAGGCCCACAAGCACCTGAATCTTTCCCATTCTTTGCTGCTTTGTGCTGGTGTGGGGACAGATGGTGCAacagtatgagcagaggaaaTCCAGACGGgttgttttccatttgtcttgGGGCCTGTCTCTACGACTCTGCCACACACTTCGTCCTTGAATGAAGGTATTTTGAGGACTTGGGAGCTGGGGTTACAAACTTCGTCCTGGCCTTACAAAGCTAAAGGCTCAGGAAGAGGAGTGGAAAGATGGCTCTTCCACATTTTGTCATGTGTGTCGTCAGCTTGGTCGTCTTTGATAGTCCTATCCACTGATGCAGCAGGATGAGTGAGTGTGAATATGAACCCCCTTCTAGAGATAAGGAATTAGAGTCCTTGAGCCTGAGAACACTGGCTAGGAGAAGATGGGGTGCTGCACGTCCTTGGTCTGTGGgggggtgtgtttgtgtgtgatggGAATGGATGATGTGTGGAAGTTTTGGGTCATGGCCTGATGCAGTCGTTGTTAGATGTCAGAGTCCTTCCAGAGATGAGAAAGGAAGCCGAGTGGTCTGCTAAAAAGACTGGTGACCCTGTCTCGGCCCTTAGTTTAAGTCACGCACACCCTGGGAGTGTCATCAAAGGAACGTTATCAGCTATAGCAGAGTTGCCCAGAGGCCACCCTCTTGGGTTCCTTGTTTCCTTGCCCCTTCACTCTTATCGCCTCCTTCCCTGGCCTTCCATCACTCTGAAGAATGATGGTCTCTCCTTGCTTATCAGCACAGTGCTCCAGTTggcaggaaaagaacaaaagaaccaGGTCTTTCAAGTTTCTCAGGCCCTGTTTTCAGGGTCAGGGGGTCATGTTTTTATGCACTGCGTTGGCCCATCTCATTGGTAGAAAGCTGTGGGGCTGCTACATGTCCTTACTTGCATGTCCTCCACCTCTGGAGGCTGTCCAGACAGTGAGCTAAGACACAAAATGGTGCCAAGCACACATGGTCCTGTTGCTGCCAATTGTTTCAGAGGAGGTAGACCAGGGAAAGCAGTTAAGTCACGTTCTCAGGTGAGGAAAAGGGCCATCCATGAATGACCAGTTGTCTGTGGGGAGAGATGGCCTGAACCAGTAGACATGTGGCTTTGTGGTAGTTTGCCTTGAGGTCATCGAGgacattgaggctcagagagggcaagtaaatgttaaggtcacacagcttaggGATTAGAGCTGGGACTAGAATCCAGCTGCTCTCCCAGCTGGTCATCTTTCTGCTGTTCCTTCCATTGAATTATTGGTGGTGGTCATTGATTTTGTAATTCCTGCCCACATGTGGTATTTCGAGAGCATATCCTAACCTTGATAAGAAATGATTAAGGTTTTGTTCATCAAGGTCTTGAGCAGATGAGTTCTACAAGTAAACAGCTTGACACTGTCCAGATTTCTAGTGGGCGCTCCAAGGGAGCTGTGCTTCAGGTATCAGGAAATGTCTCTGAGTTCCTGGCTTAACCATTAGCCGTGTCCTAGTGTTTGGGAACTGAGATCACGCGGAGAGCTAACAGAGAGAAAACGCTTAGGTCCTGTTCTTAGAGGTTGTGACTTAATTGGCTTGGGGCGAGTCCTGGGACAGGGCTGAGAACCCTAGTCCTAGATTCGGGGACTCTTGTGGCAGAAACCAGGTTTTTTGGTTCTTAACGGCTGTCCCCCAACATAGAACACCTTTTTCTTAAGAAGCTGGTCCCTTTGTAGGTAATGTTGGAGGATGGGAGAAGCAAAGGGTTTGGCTTTGTCTGCTTCTCATCTCCTGAAGAGGCAACCAAAGCTGTCACTGAGATGAATGGACGCATTGTGGGCTCCAAGCCATTGTACGTCGCGCTGgcccagaggaaggaagagagaaaggctCACCTGACAAACCAGTATATGCAGCGGGTGGCTGGAATGAGAGCACTTCCTGCCAATGCCATCTTAAACCAGTTCCAGCCTGCCGCTGGTGGCTACTTTGTGCCAGCAGTTCCACAGGTGGGTCTGCTTGTTGTGTTCGTGGATCTTTGGAAGCATCCTCTGCAACCTGTGGTGGTTGGTAAGAGGGGTTTTGGATATAGATCAGAGTGTTGGAGTAGGGACCcatgaaaatgaagatttttctctcccccctgccccccagttaCGGTGAAAGAATCCCCATTGACTGGCCTTCCCGCCGCCTCACCCCCACCTTTGAGTAGAGTTTCTGCTTGAGTAATTAGCCTTGGGCTGGCAGTAAGAGGAGATCTTCTGTCATGTGGATTCAGGCCCTTCAAATAAAGGGGCTTGGATGTTCTTTCTTGCAGGCTCAGGGAAGACCTCCATATTATACACCTAACCAGTTAGCACAGATGAGGCCTAATCCACGCTGGCAGCAAGGTGGGAGACCTCAAGGTAGGTGGTGGGGAACAGTGACTTGGTCACCCAGGATAAATCTATCC contains:
- the PABPC4 gene encoding polyadenylate-binding protein 4 isoform X1; the encoded protein is MNAAASSYPMASLYVGDLHSDVTEAMLYEKFSPAGPVLSIRVCRDMITRRSLGYAYVNFQQPADAERALDTMNFDVIKGKPIRIMWSQRDPSLRKSGVGNVFIKNLDKSIDNKALYDTFSAFGNILSCKVVCDENGSKGYAFVHFETQEAADKAIEKMNGMLLNDRKVFVGRFKSRKEREAELGAKAKEFTNVYIKNFGEEVDDESLKELFSQFGKTLSVKVMRDPSGKSKGFGFVSYEKHEDANKAVEEMNGKEISGKVIFVGRAQKKVERQAELKRKFEQLKQERISRYQGVNLYIKNLDDTIDDEKLRKEFSPFGSITSAKVMLEDGRSKGFGFVCFSSPEEATKAVTEMNGRIVGSKPLYVALAQRKEERKAHLTNQYMQRVAGMRALPANAILNQFQPAAGGYFVPAVPQAQGRPPYYTPNQLAQMRPNPRWQQGGRPQGFQGMPSAIRQSGPRPALRHLAPTGNAPASRGLPTTAQRVGSECPDRLAMDFGGAGAAQQGLTDSCQSGGVPTAVQTLAPRAAVAAAAPRAVAPYKYASSVRSPHPAIQPLQAPQPAVHVQGQEPLTASMLAAAPPQEQKQMLGERLFPLIQTMHSNLAGKITGMLLEIDNSELLHMLESPESLRSKVDEAVAVLQAHHAKKEAAQKVGAVAAATS
- the PABPC4 gene encoding polyadenylate-binding protein 4 isoform X3, with amino-acid sequence MNAAASSYPMASLYVGDLHSDVTEAMLYEKFSPAGPVLSIRVCRDMITRRSLGYAYVNFQQPADAERALDTMNFDVIKGKPIRIMWSQRDPSLRKSGVGNVFIKNLDKSIDNKALYDTFSAFGNILSCKVVCDENGSKGYAFVHFETQEAADKAIEKMNGMLLNDRKVFVGRFKSRKEREAELGAKAKEFTNVYIKNFGEEVDDESLKELFSQFGKTLSVKVMRDPSGKSKGFGFVSYEKHEDANKAVEEMNGKEISGKVIFVGRAQKKVERQAELKRKFEQLKQERISRYQGVNLYIKNLDDTIDDEKLRKEFSPFGSITSAKVMLEDGRSKGFGFVCFSSPEEATKAVTEMNGRIVGSKPLYVALAQRKEERKAHLTNQYMQRVAGMRALPANAILNQFQPAAGGYFVPAVPQAQGRPPYYTPNQLAQMRPNPRWQQGFQGMPSAIRQSGPRPALRHLAPTGNAPASRGLPTTAQRVGSECPDRLAMDFGGAGAAQQGLTDSCQSGGVPTAVQTLAPRAAVAAAAPRAVAPYKYASSVRSPHPAIQPLQAPQPAVHVQGQEPLTASMLAAAPPQEQKQMLGERLFPLIQTMHSNLAGKITGMLLEIDNSELLHMLESPESLRSKVDEAVAVLQAHHAKKEAAQKVGAVAAATS